One Comamonas endophytica DNA window includes the following coding sequences:
- a CDS encoding heavy metal translocating P-type ATPase, protein MNTPLSPSSESIASVDFGVAGMSCASCVGRVERALRRVPGVAEASVNLATESVRVQWQPEAGQDAEQMQARLKRAVRDAGYEPRILSTGRPQQELSPWTGFAPVAIGLALSLPLVLPMAGMLWGAHWMLPAWLQFLLATPVQFILGARFYKAGWHALRAGAGNMDLLVALGTSAGWGLSMWLWLTAAPGTEAHLYFEASAVVVTLVLLGKWLEGRAKRQTTEAIRALHALRPDTAHLLGRDGEVDVPVAEVMVGDRIVVRPGERVPVDGILLEGQTQVDESMLTGEPLPVSRETGDALTGGSINGEGRIVLEVRAVGSETVLARIIRLVEDAQAGKAPIQRLVDKVAAVFVPVVLGIGLLTLVGWLLAGAPTEQALIHAVAVLVIACPCALGLATPTAIMAGTGVAAGRGILIKDAQTLELAHRVDTVAFDKTGTLTQGRPQLAHFMAQPGADENALLARVASVQGGSEHPLARAVVQAAEARRLEVAAPEAVRAVPGRGTEGRAQGQELLIGSLRWMQELGVPGLDAAPWAPAAAQWQRDGATVSAVAERGADGLKLRALLGFGDEPKPGAAEALAQLRARGLRTVMVSGDNRGAAHAMARRLGLDPDRGEVLAEVLPADKAARIAHLRGAGQGGHVVAMVGDGVNDAPALAAADVGLAMGNGTDVAMHAAGITLMRGDPRLVAQAFDISRRTVAKIRQNLFWAFAFNVAGIPLAALGYLSPVVAGAAMALSSVMVMANALLLKKGASPR, encoded by the coding sequence ATGAATACACCGTTGTCACCTTCCTCGGAATCCATTGCCAGCGTGGACTTTGGCGTTGCCGGCATGAGCTGCGCGAGCTGCGTGGGCCGGGTCGAGCGGGCCTTGCGGCGCGTGCCCGGCGTGGCCGAAGCCTCGGTCAACCTGGCGACCGAAAGCGTACGCGTGCAATGGCAGCCCGAAGCCGGGCAGGACGCCGAGCAGATGCAGGCGCGGCTGAAGCGCGCAGTGCGCGATGCGGGCTACGAGCCGCGTATCTTGTCCACCGGGAGGCCGCAGCAGGAGCTTTCTCCCTGGACTGGCTTTGCGCCGGTGGCCATCGGCCTGGCGCTTTCACTGCCGCTGGTGCTGCCGATGGCTGGCATGCTCTGGGGCGCGCACTGGATGCTGCCGGCCTGGCTGCAGTTCCTGCTGGCCACGCCGGTGCAGTTCATCCTCGGGGCGCGTTTCTACAAGGCCGGCTGGCATGCGCTGAGGGCCGGCGCGGGCAATATGGATCTGCTGGTGGCGCTGGGGACCTCGGCCGGCTGGGGCCTGTCCATGTGGCTGTGGCTCACGGCCGCGCCGGGCACCGAGGCGCATCTGTATTTCGAGGCTTCGGCGGTGGTGGTCACGCTGGTGCTGCTGGGCAAATGGCTGGAAGGGCGGGCCAAGCGCCAGACCACCGAGGCGATCCGCGCGCTGCACGCGCTGCGCCCCGATACCGCGCACCTTCTGGGCCGTGACGGCGAGGTCGATGTGCCGGTGGCCGAAGTCATGGTGGGCGACCGCATTGTCGTGCGCCCTGGCGAGCGCGTTCCGGTCGATGGCATATTGCTGGAGGGCCAGACCCAGGTCGATGAGTCGATGCTGACCGGCGAGCCGCTGCCTGTTTCACGTGAAACAGGAGACGCGCTGACCGGCGGCTCGATCAACGGCGAAGGCCGCATCGTGCTCGAGGTGCGCGCCGTGGGCAGTGAAACCGTGCTGGCGCGGATCATCCGGCTGGTCGAGGACGCGCAGGCCGGCAAGGCGCCGATCCAGCGCCTTGTCGACAAGGTCGCGGCGGTGTTCGTGCCGGTGGTGCTGGGCATCGGGCTGTTGACGCTCGTGGGCTGGCTGCTGGCGGGAGCGCCGACGGAGCAGGCGCTGATCCACGCGGTGGCGGTGCTGGTCATTGCCTGCCCCTGCGCACTGGGCCTGGCGACCCCCACGGCGATCATGGCGGGCACGGGCGTGGCGGCCGGGCGCGGCATCCTGATCAAGGACGCGCAGACGCTGGAGCTGGCGCACCGGGTCGATACCGTGGCCTTCGACAAGACCGGCACGCTGACCCAGGGCCGTCCGCAGCTGGCGCATTTCATGGCGCAGCCCGGTGCCGACGAAAACGCCTTGCTGGCCCGCGTGGCCAGCGTGCAGGGCGGCAGCGAGCATCCGCTGGCGCGCGCCGTGGTGCAGGCGGCCGAGGCGCGGCGGTTGGAGGTGGCCGCGCCCGAAGCGGTGCGCGCTGTGCCGGGACGGGGCACCGAAGGCCGTGCACAGGGCCAGGAGCTGCTGATCGGCAGCCTGCGCTGGATGCAGGAACTGGGCGTGCCCGGGCTCGATGCCGCGCCCTGGGCGCCGGCGGCTGCGCAGTGGCAGCGCGATGGCGCGACGGTCTCTGCGGTGGCGGAGCGCGGTGCGGACGGCCTGAAGCTGCGCGCTCTGCTGGGCTTTGGCGACGAACCCAAGCCCGGTGCAGCCGAGGCGCTGGCGCAGCTGCGCGCGCGCGGGCTGCGCACGGTCATGGTCTCGGGCGACAACCGCGGCGCGGCGCATGCCATGGCGCGCCGCCTGGGCCTCGACCCCGACCGCGGCGAGGTGCTGGCCGAGGTGCTGCCGGCCGACAAGGCGGCGCGGATCGCGCATCTGCGCGGCGCAGGGCAGGGCGGTCATGTGGTGGCCATGGTGGGGGATGGCGTGAACGATGCGCCGGCGCTGGCGGCGGCCGATGTGGGCCTGGCCATGGGCAACGGCACCGACGTGGCCATGCATGCCGCCGGCATCACGCTGATGCGTGGCGACCCCAGGCTGGTGGCGCAGGCTTTCGACATCTCGCGGCGCACGGTGGCCAAGATCCGGCAGAACCTGTTCTGGGCCTTTGCCTTCAACGTCGCGGGGATCCCGTTGGCGGCATTGGGCTACCTGAGCCCCGTGGTGGCGGGAGCGGCGATGGCGTTGAGCTCGGTCATGGTCATGGCCAATGCCTTGCTGTTAAAAAAGGGGGCTTCACCCCGCTGA
- a CDS encoding heavy-metal-associated domain-containing protein, which yields MQHLFDVQGMTCGHCEKLVTQALQRTDPGAGVRIDRSQNRVEVDSKAERAALQAAIHEAGYEVA from the coding sequence ATGCAACATCTATTTGACGTCCAGGGCATGACCTGCGGCCACTGCGAAAAGCTCGTGACCCAGGCGTTGCAGCGCACCGACCCCGGCGCCGGCGTGCGCATCGACCGCAGCCAGAACCGCGTGGAAGTCGACAGCAAGGCCGAGCGTGCGGCGCTGCAAGCCGCCATCCACGAGGCAGGCTACGAGGTGGCCTGA
- the cueR gene encoding Cu(I)-responsive transcriptional regulator, with translation MPPTSSSTERWPVAIGEAARRAGVSARMLRHYESLGLLPRVARSDSGYRQYGAAEVQALRFIRRSRDLGFSIEEIGTLLGLWQDQARASASVKQMAQLHIQRLAERIAEMQAMQRSLQSLVQCCQGNDRPECPILDDLAGADEGLRSPVHGDLPSQ, from the coding sequence ATGCCGCCAACATCCTCTTCCACAGAGCGCTGGCCCGTGGCCATCGGCGAAGCCGCGCGCCGCGCCGGGGTGTCGGCGCGCATGCTGCGCCATTACGAAAGCCTGGGGCTGCTGCCACGCGTGGCGCGCAGCGACAGCGGCTATCGCCAGTACGGCGCGGCGGAGGTGCAGGCGCTGCGCTTCATCCGCCGCAGCCGCGACCTGGGCTTTTCCATCGAGGAAATAGGCACCCTGCTGGGACTGTGGCAGGACCAGGCGCGCGCCAGCGCCAGCGTCAAGCAAATGGCGCAGCTCCACATCCAGCGCCTTGCCGAGCGCATTGCCGAAATGCAGGCCATGCAGCGCAGCCTGCAGTCGCTGGTGCAGTGCTGCCAGGGGAACGATCGGCCGGAATGCCCGATCCTGGATGATCTGGCGGGGGCAGACGAGGGCCTTCGATCCCCTGTTCATGGGGACCTGCCCAGCCAATGA